In the Patescibacteria group bacterium genome, one interval contains:
- a CDS encoding HDIG domain-containing protein, translating into MNRQEALQFLQQNLTNQNLIKHSLAVEAVMFDLAKYFNENSDSWALAGLLHDIDYEQTKDNPAQHSLIGAEMLDEQGIDPEIIQAVKTHNEMHGIEPQSLMAKALYCSDPITGLIVASALVLPDKKIGNLNTSSVIKRFNEPRFAAGANRQIIGKCKELLDLDLEKFVDISLKAMQKINQDLGL; encoded by the coding sequence ATGAACAGACAAGAAGCTTTACAGTTTTTACAACAAAATTTAACTAATCAAAATTTGATTAAACATTCTTTAGCCGTGGAAGCGGTGATGTTTGATTTAGCTAAATATTTTAATGAAAATTCTGACAGTTGGGCATTAGCTGGTTTATTACATGACATTGATTATGAGCAAACCAAAGATAACCCAGCACAGCATAGTTTGATTGGAGCTGAAATGTTAGATGAGCAGGGGATAGACCCAGAAATTATTCAAGCAGTTAAAACCCACAATGAGATGCACGGCATTGAACCACAAAGCTTAATGGCTAAGGCTTTATATTGTTCCGATCCAATTACGGGCCTAATTGTTGCTTCGGCTCTAGTTTTGCCTGATAAAAAAATTGGTAATTTAAATACTTCTTCAGTTATTAAACGTTTTAATGAGCCACGTTTTGCGGCTGGCGCTAATCGTCAAATTATAGGTAAATGTAAAGAATTATTAGATTTAGATTTGGAAAAATTTGTTGATATTAGCTTAAAAGCCATGCAAAAAATTAATCAAGATTTGGGTTTATAA
- the serS gene encoding serine--tRNA ligase gives MLDIKYIRENPDEIKTACQNKRVKVDIDRLLELDKKRREVIQEIEQRKAQQNQFSKDIIKLTSEEKEIKIAEMKKLVEEINSYKKELDWIEPEYDKLIDLIPNSPLDDVKIGTSEKDNQIIKHEGDMPKFDFKPKDYLDLNEDLDLIDTIQASHVSGARFSYLKNEAVLLEMALYQLILEILIPEGFVPIIPPVMVKKDIMQAMGYYTRGADEIFHLTKDDLYLIGTSEQALGPLHLDQILDQEALPKRYLGFSPCFRREAGSYGKDVRGILRVHQFDKAEMFSFTTPEKSRSEHKFLLSMEEKLMQKLKLPYRVIHMCTADLGDPAADKYDIETWLPGQNEYRETHSTSNCTDFQARRLNVRFRSKEDGNTQFVHTLNGTALAIGRILIAIMENYQTADGEIKVPEVLRKYMGGMEIIKRK, from the coding sequence ATGTTAGACATAAAATACATCCGAGAAAATCCGGATGAAATTAAAACAGCTTGTCAAAACAAGCGCGTTAAAGTTGATATTGATCGTTTATTGGAACTAGATAAAAAAAGACGTGAAGTGATTCAAGAGATTGAACAACGTAAAGCTCAACAAAACCAATTTTCTAAAGATATTATTAAATTAACTTCAGAAGAAAAAGAAATTAAAATAGCTGAAATGAAAAAATTGGTTGAAGAAATTAATAGCTATAAAAAAGAATTAGACTGGATTGAACCTGAATATGATAAATTAATAGATTTAATTCCAAATTCGCCACTAGATGATGTTAAAATCGGTACGAGTGAAAAAGATAATCAGATTATCAAACATGAAGGCGATATGCCTAAATTTGATTTTAAACCCAAAGATTATTTAGACTTAAATGAAGACTTAGATTTAATTGATACTATCCAAGCTAGTCATGTGTCTGGCGCTAGATTTAGTTATTTGAAAAACGAAGCTGTACTTTTAGAAATGGCCTTGTATCAATTAATTTTAGAAATTTTAATTCCAGAGGGTTTTGTGCCTATTATTCCGCCAGTGATGGTTAAAAAAGATATTATGCAAGCTATGGGTTATTATACTCGTGGCGCTGACGAGATTTTTCATTTAACTAAAGATGACTTGTATTTAATTGGTACTTCAGAACAGGCCCTGGGACCGTTGCATTTAGATCAAATTTTAGATCAAGAAGCATTACCCAAACGTTATTTAGGTTTTTCACCGTGTTTTCGTCGTGAAGCTGGGAGTTATGGTAAAGATGTGCGTGGGATTTTACGGGTTCATCAGTTTGATAAAGCTGAAATGTTTTCTTTTACTACGCCAGAAAAGTCCAGAAGCGAACATAAATTTTTGTTAAGCATGGAAGAAAAATTGATGCAAAAATTAAAATTACCATATCGTGTTATTCATATGTGTACAGCTGATTTGGGTGATCCGGCTGCCGATAAATATGACATTGAAACTTGGTTGCCCGGTCAGAATGAATATCGCGAAACACATTCGACCAGCAATTGTACTGATTTTCAAGCTCGACGTTTAAACGTGCGTTTTAGATCAAAAGAAGATGGCAATACGCAATTTGTACATACTTTAAACGGGACAGCTTTGGCCATTGGCCGAATTTTGATTGCCATTATGGAAAACTATCAGACCGCTGATGGGGAAATTAAAGTCCCCGAAGTTCTTCGAAAATATATGGGCGGAATGGAAATAATAAAGAGAAAATAA
- the alr gene encoding alanine racemase, producing the protein MSNQHFTWVEISKSALKHNIQQYKKVLSKSTQIMAVVKSNAYGHGMVETAKLAIKYGAKWLATVNLDEALELRQAGIKSPVLVLSYYQLDKKLIKQAIQQNISLVVYSVEQLKFLNQVSLELKKSAQVHLKIDTGTTRLGILVDHGLDFIKQAFKFKNLKIQGLFSHFAASEENQQFTQQQLDKFKNLIQQIEKLNLDISLKHFSCSAAALVKTESNFDLMRLGIGMYGLWPSELTQKIVQKKYPNFNLKPALSLCTRIIQIKTVPKGTRIGYGCTYKTAKSIQVAILPIGYWEGFDRHLSNKNRVIIKDKFCQVLGRVCMNLIMVDVTGIKNLKAGERAILIGRQGDKRITADDWAKKIGTINYEVVTRINPNLPRIYV; encoded by the coding sequence ATGTCAAACCAACATTTCACTTGGGTAGAAATTTCTAAATCTGCCCTAAAACACAATATTCAACAATATAAAAAAGTCTTATCTAAATCAACCCAAATTATGGCCGTAGTTAAAAGTAATGCCTATGGTCATGGAATGGTTGAAACAGCCAAATTAGCCATTAAATATGGAGCCAAATGGTTAGCCACGGTTAATTTAGATGAAGCTTTAGAATTACGCCAAGCTGGAATTAAAAGTCCGGTTTTAGTTTTGAGCTATTATCAATTAGATAAAAAATTGATTAAACAAGCTATTCAACAAAATATTAGTTTAGTGGTTTATTCTGTCGAGCAATTAAAATTTTTAAATCAAGTTAGTCTGGAATTAAAAAAATCAGCCCAGGTACATTTAAAAATAGATACCGGCACTACGCGTTTAGGAATTTTAGTTGATCATGGTTTAGACTTTATTAAACAAGCGTTTAAATTTAAAAATTTAAAAATTCAAGGTTTGTTTTCACACTTTGCGGCTTCGGAAGAAAATCAGCAATTTACACAACAACAATTAGATAAATTTAAAAATTTAATTCAACAAATCGAAAAATTAAATTTAGATATTTCTCTGAAGCATTTTTCTTGCAGTGCGGCCGCTTTAGTTAAAACAGAAAGTAATTTTGATTTAATGCGCTTAGGAATCGGTATGTATGGTTTGTGGCCGTCAGAATTAACCCAAAAAATTGTTCAAAAAAAATATCCTAATTTTAATTTAAAGCCAGCTTTGTCATTATGTACGCGTATTATTCAAATTAAAACTGTTCCAAAAGGTACTCGTATCGGTTATGGTTGTACTTACAAAACTGCCAAATCAATCCAAGTAGCGATTTTACCAATTGGTTATTGGGAGGGGTTTGATCGACACTTATCTAACAAAAATAGAGTAATCATAAAAGATAAGTTTTGTCAAGTATTGGGTCGCGTATGTATGAATTTAATTATGGTTGACGTAACCGGTATTAAAAATTTAAAAGCAGGGGAGCGGGCGATATTAATTGGCCGACAAGGCGATAAACGCATTACGGCTGATGATTGGGCAAAAAAAATAGGGACAATTAATTATGAGGTTGTAACTCGTATTAATCCAAATTTACCACGGATTTATGTTTAA